The DNA region GCGGGGTCTTGCCCGGAGCGTACAGGGAGCCCTGGGTGGCGGTCGAGATGGAGTAGTTCAGGTGCTTGCCGGAACCGTTGATGCCGGCGAAGGGCTTCTCGTGCAGGAGGCAGGCCATGCCGTGCTTCTTGGCCACGGACTTCAGGGTGGTCATGACCATCTGGTTGTGGTCGGTGGCCAGGTTGGACTGCTCGTAGACCGGAGCGATCTCGAACTGGCCGGGAGCGACTTCGTTGTGGCGGGTCTTGACCGGCACGCCCAGCTTGTACAGCTCACGCTCGACCTCCATCATGAAGGAGAGCACGCGGCGAGGAATGGCGCCGAAGTAGTGGTCGTCCAGCTCCTGGCCCTTGGAGGGCTTGGCGCCGAACAGGGTCCGTCCGCAGACCATCAGGTCGGGACGGGCGAAGAAAAAGTTGCGATCCAGCAGGAAGTATTCCTGCTCGGGACCGGCGTTGGACACGACCATGGAGCCGTCGTCGGTGCCGAAGACCTTGAGGAAACGACGACCGGCCTTGTTCAGGGCCTGGTTGGAACGCAGCAGCGGGGTCTTCTTGTCCAGGGCGTGTCCCTTCCAGGAGACGAACGCGGTGGGGATGCACAGGAAGGTGCCGTTGGTGTTCTCAAGGATGTAGGCAGGGTTGGTCACGTCCCAGGCGGTGTAGCCGCGGGCCTCGAAGGTGGCGCGCAGGCCGCCGGACGGGAAGGAGGAAGCGTCGGGCTCGCCCTGGATCAGCAGCTTGCCGTCGAATTCGGCGATGGCGCCGCCCTCGCCGTCGGGGTTCAGGAAGCCGTCATGCTTCTCGGCGGTCAGGCCGGTCAGGGGGTAGAATACGTGAGTGTAATGGGTTGCGCCCTTGGACATGGCCCATTCCTTCATGGCGGCGGCAACGGGACCGGCCACGGAGGGGTCCAGCTTCTCGCCGGTCATCTTGGTATTCATCAGGGACTTGTAGACTTCCTTGGGCAACATCCCCTTCATGACCTTGTCGCTGAAGACGTTGGAACCAAAGATCTCGGCCGGAGAGGTCTCCGCGAAATTCAGAGGCTCGATGCTGGGTTTGTAGTTGGTCACCGCATTGATCGCGTTCTGACGAGTCTGATATCCGCTCATGTAATGCTCCTTCAGGCAATTGGATGTGGGTTTTCCGGCGTCCGGCCGGCCAAAGGGCGCCTGACCCTTGTTGTCTAGACGCCCTCTGTACCAAGTTGTATGCCAAACAGGGAAAAGGTCGTATATTCAACAAGATGCGTCGATTCAAATTTTCAGCCGACCGGGAATTACTACGAAAATGTAGTTTTTCGCCCCTTTTTCGGCCTTCCTGTATAACAAATTTGCAAAAAAAATTCCGTTTTCACACAACACTGCAATTTAGCAGGGGAAGTCTGTTACGGAATTGGCAAGCGAAAAAGGCCGTAACCCCGGGTATTTTGGAAGGCGCGAACGGTCTTTCCCGAGCCGCCGAAAGGAAAGCACAAAAATGGCATTATCGGCCGTTTTGCGTGTAACCGAAGACGGGTCAAAACGGAGCCGGGGAGACAAATTCGAGGGGGACGCGGGTGACGGGATGGCGGAACCGCAGAAGCGAGGCATGGAGTTTGAGCTGTCCGGGGCCCGTGCCGGTGCCGTAGAGGCGGTCTCCGACGATGGGGAAACCCAGCCCCTTCTTGTGAGCCGAATGCAGCCGGAGCTGGTGGGTCCTGCCGGTATGGGGCATGAACTCGACGCGGGTGCGGCCGTTTTCGACGCCGAGGCTGCGCCAGCGGGTCACGGCGGGCTTGCCGTTCACCGGATCATAGACCTGATAGGGGCGGTTGTCCGGGTCCAAACGGAACTTGAGCTCGATGATCCCGCCCGATTCCCTGACGACGCCGTCGATGAGGGCGATATACCGCTTGCCCACCAGCCGGTCCATGAACTGCATGGACAAGTCGCGGTGGGCCTCCGCTGTCAGGGCCAGGGCCAGCAGGCCGGAAGTGTCCTGGTCCAGGCGGTGGACCGAGGGCTGGTCGATGCATTCGGGCCGCATGGCCTTGAGCCGGGTTGCGACGCTGTCCTGGTTGGCCTCGCCCTTTCCGGGAACGGAAAGCAGGCCGGACGGCTTGTCGACGACCACCACGGCGTCGTCCTCGAATACGATGTTCAATCCTTCCGACGTGGTCATGCATCCTCCAGACCGCAGAGCATGAAGCCGAAGATACGGCCGCACTTGTCCAGGCAGGACGTGTAGAATTGGCCGTGCTCCTTTGAACCCGACCTATTCGTCCTGCCGAAATAGAATTCCGCCAGCCCCAGCGGCGTCAGGCCGTTGAGGGCGGCCCAGCCGAGCAGCTTGGGCGCACAGCAGTCGCCCGTGCCCGTGGGCGGATTGCCTGCCGGGAACACCGCCTGCGGCAACGGAACGGTTTCGCCCCGGAAGTTGGGCAGCCGGTACATGGCGTGTATCTCCCGCATGAGAGCGGCCGAAGCCTTCCTGCGCCGGTAGATGAGCAGGTCGCGGGCGGGCGACCCCTGAGGCAGCCCGACGATTTCCCTGCCCATGGCCTTGATCCGCTGCTCCGGTTCGAAGGTGTCGCGCCGGAACCGGACCGTGTCCAGCAACGGCGGGACCCATCCGTCCACTTCCCATACTGAGTTGTATTGGCCGGAGAAGGCCTTGAGGACGAAGGTCGCGCCCGAGTCGTCACGGGCGGCAAGCACGCCGAACATCTGTCCGCCCGCCTCGCCGTGGAGGTACTCCGTGGAGAACCTCGGGTCGGGCTCGGGCGCGTCGAAATCGATGCGCCCTTCCCGCTCCATCCGCTCGAACAGGGCGAGCGCGGGGCCGCGCGCGGGCCCGAACGGCAGGACATGCTCCCTGCCGCAGCGGGCGCACCCGCCCCGGCAGGCGACTGCGGAGTCGAATTCCCCGGTGAAACGGATGGGTGTGGGTTTCATTATAAATAAAAGCCCCGTCGCCGGAAGACGACGGGGC from Desulfovibrio sp. Fe33 includes:
- a CDS encoding glutamine synthetase III family protein, with the translated sequence MSGYQTRQNAINAVTNYKPSIEPLNFAETSPAEIFGSNVFSDKVMKGMLPKEVYKSLMNTKMTGEKLDPSVAGPVAAAMKEWAMSKGATHYTHVFYPLTGLTAEKHDGFLNPDGEGGAIAEFDGKLLIQGEPDASSFPSGGLRATFEARGYTAWDVTNPAYILENTNGTFLCIPTAFVSWKGHALDKKTPLLRSNQALNKAGRRFLKVFGTDDGSMVVSNAGPEQEYFLLDRNFFFARPDLMVCGRTLFGAKPSKGQELDDHYFGAIPRRVLSFMMEVERELYKLGVPVKTRHNEVAPGQFEIAPVYEQSNLATDHNQMVMTTLKSVAKKHGMACLLHEKPFAGINGSGKHLNYSISTATQGSLYAPGKTPHENMQFLAVTAATIRAVEKFSKLLRGVVASAGNDHRLGANEAPPAIISVFLGDELAEIFNQIELGDLKGCKSKGCLEVGVDTLPPLPMDSGDRNRTSPFAFTGNRFEFRAVGSNQSIAGAQVALNTIMADSLDFVTEEILKITGGKKAGLKAACQKVLQDIMKKHGHVIFNGDGYADAWQKEAAKRGLPNLKTTPDALPAMIGKDVIEVFEKYGVLSKDELHSRYEIYHEQYNQHIVTESLLVVKIAKTIILPAAIRYQGELAQVAASIKAAGIEPRTILLQEVTDKLRDLQQNILALDSIIAKDEFDSPEEDAKYKVTKTLPAMLAVREVADSLEGIVADDLWPLPSYQEMLFIK
- a CDS encoding RluA family pseudouridine synthase, which encodes MTTSEGLNIVFEDDAVVVVDKPSGLLSVPGKGEANQDSVATRLKAMRPECIDQPSVHRLDQDTSGLLALALTAEAHRDLSMQFMDRLVGKRYIALIDGVVRESGGIIELKFRLDPDNRPYQVYDPVNGKPAVTRWRSLGVENGRTRVEFMPHTGRTHQLRLHSAHKKGLGFPIVGDRLYGTGTGPGQLKLHASLLRFRHPVTRVPLEFVSPAPF